Proteins encoded in a region of the Myxococcales bacterium genome:
- a CDS encoding SGNH/GDSL hydrolase family protein, which translates to MQRRWIGKIMLMLAMLMMSLLSVELVLNYYANQVENRPRRYQFDSRLGYVFRPNLDVVIRSSAGELYEFRTDEQGYRIAGVPNEHVPAAHRMEIIGDSFVEGSGVRIEERFDYTMRKLLPDWDIRARGCGGYGTDQQLLAAQSLDTTSKQAEIVVLVTCGNDFHDILRRSHSARPKPWAELRGEKLLFHPPQVTLLSRLRDVSYLAEMIARLGQTRIKFNTAVLASSAPLYTRIVLALRQEFPSHTHFVVVHHSDSMAEGVDLAVAFAALKAEGIPVLALDEKLGTPESRASNFLGKDDGHWNAQGHRIAGEAIAQFIKSLRVGPMPTEATP; encoded by the coding sequence ATGCAGCGGCGCTGGATCGGCAAAATCATGCTCATGCTCGCGATGCTCATGATGAGCTTGCTGTCGGTGGAACTCGTGCTCAACTACTACGCCAATCAGGTCGAAAATCGCCCTCGCCGCTATCAGTTCGATTCACGGCTGGGCTATGTGTTTCGGCCCAATCTCGATGTGGTCATACGGAGCAGCGCCGGTGAACTCTACGAGTTCCGAACCGACGAGCAAGGCTACAGGATTGCGGGTGTACCCAATGAGCACGTCCCTGCTGCTCATCGGATGGAGATCATTGGTGATTCGTTCGTGGAGGGATCCGGCGTTCGCATCGAGGAACGCTTTGACTACACGATGCGGAAGCTCTTGCCCGATTGGGATATCCGCGCCCGGGGCTGCGGTGGCTATGGCACTGATCAGCAGCTCCTGGCGGCGCAGTCGCTGGACACCACCTCCAAACAGGCCGAAATTGTGGTGCTCGTGACCTGTGGCAACGACTTCCACGACATTCTGCGGCGCAGCCACTCGGCGCGGCCCAAGCCCTGGGCAGAACTTCGCGGCGAGAAACTGCTATTCCACCCTCCCCAAGTGACCCTTTTGAGTCGGCTGCGGGATGTATCGTACTTGGCCGAAATGATCGCCCGGTTGGGACAAACCAGAATCAAGTTCAACACCGCGGTGTTGGCTTCCAGCGCTCCACTCTACACCCGCATTGTGCTCGCCCTGCGCCAGGAATTTCCTTCCCATACCCACTTCGTGGTGGTTCACCACTCCGATTCCATGGCCGAGGGTGTTGATTTGGCGGTGGCCTTTGCCGCATTGAAAGCAGAAGGCATCCCGGTGCTCGCACTTGACGAAAAACTCGGCACGCCAGAGTCTCGGGCAAGCAACTTCCTGGGGAAGGACGATGGCCATTGGAATGCCCAGGGGCATCGAATTGCCGGCGAGGCCATCGCGCAGTTCATCAAGTCATTGCGGGTCGGACCGATGCCTACGGAGGCGACTCCCTAG